One window from the genome of Paramisgurnus dabryanus chromosome 24, PD_genome_1.1, whole genome shotgun sequence encodes:
- the polr2eb gene encoding DNA-directed RNA polymerases I, II, and III subunit RPABC1 → MDDEEETYRLWKIRKTIMQLCHDRGYLVTQDELDQTLDEFKSQFGDKPSEGRPRRTDLTVLVAHNDDPTDQMFVFFPEEPKVGIKTIKMYCQRMQEENITRAIIVVQMGMTPSAKQSLVDMAPKYILEQFLQQELLINITEHELVPEHIVMTKEEVTELLARYKLKESQLPRIQAGDPVARYFGLKRGQVVKIIRPSETAGRYITYRLVQ, encoded by the exons ATGGATGACGAAGAGGAGACTTACCGATTATGGAAAATTAGAAAAACTATAATGCAG CTCTGTCACGATCGCGGTTATTTAGTAACGCAAGATGAATTGGACCAGACCCTCGATGAGTTTAAAAGTCAGTTTGGAGACAAACCCAGTGAGGGTCGACCGCGACGAACCGACCTCACTGTCCTGGTCGCCCACAACGACGATCCAACCGACCAGATGTTTGTTTTCTTTCCTG AGGAACCCAAAGTTGGCATCAAAACCATAAAGATGTACTGCCAACGTATGCAAGAGGAGAACATCACACGAGCCATTATTGTAGTACAGATGGGTATGACCCCTTCAGCCAAGCAG TCTCTGGTAGACATGGCACCGAAGTACATACTCGAACAGTTTCTTCAACAAGAGCTTCTGATCAACATTACTGAACACGAG CTTGTGCCCGAACATATAGTGATGACTAAAGAGGAAGTGACCGAGCTGTTGGCGAGATA TAAACTAAAGGAAAGCCAGCTTCCCAGGATTCAAGCTGGAGACCCCGTGGCTCGATACTTTGGCTTGAAAAGAGGCCAG GTTGTTAAGATTATCAGACCAAGTGAGACTGCTGGACGGTACATCACGTACAGATTGGTCCAGTAA
- the arhgap45b gene encoding rho GTPase-activating protein 45 isoform X1 — translation MFSKRTRELIKTHSMSKKSRTGSGPSPLGSPSLSALQEQPRKDVVDGAPHHTSAGSPSILEVPNSCPGTPLNQHSKMVGCPSPMGTLKRPTSLSRNPSAAGFPIQSWVFSKGAGKSIVAQSPSPDTPETPMAIEVEDIPPLLRIVERFAKAVEKLKDVVLEDKQDNRRPLAHECLGEVLRILRQVISMYPLLNTVETLTAAGKLISQVKGFHYEVSNDAQKKDFEKAIETIAVAFSSNVSELLMGEVDSSTLLSVMPTEKSRSMENLYGHESTHTRSDSSELVWSSEEVDIILQRSEGGVDSALTYAKTISKYMKDLIGYVEKKLALELEFSKGLQRIYQSCKQTITQPHMPFFSIYSLALEQDLEQGAGMHQAAATLQNQTFIMPLLLRKQEHEKKRKEIKEQWLKAKRKLMECDANLRRAKQVYMARFEEFDKARMAANRAEEEGGSSTTKTVDKKKRLEEEARNKAEEAEATYRTCIADASTQHQELEHMKVTVLRQIQEVIKQSDQTIRSATISYYQIMHMQTVALPVHYQTLCESSKLYDPGHQYATHVKDLQMNEEPETHYDFEPYSASTIQPSARARSDSGNVDAPPAIGETGDTQKDEQKRSRGNMTHKSWGSTVSDTDSLGGGSGLGSPTISTGDISKIVRTSSTGTMSSNEDPDERDSNIATFDTSNINGIEPEIAVHTGPFRNVGLSKAAQTHKLRKLRSPSKCRECDSYVYFQGAECEECFLACHKRCLETLAIQCGHKKLQGRLQLFGQDFSQVSANSPDGIPFIIKKCIGEIERRALRMKGIYRVNGVKTRVEKLCQAFENGKELVELSQSSPHDISNVLKLYLRQLPEPIMPFRLYNSLMGLAKESLAIVGPEGAEAGKGPDLMNLGPETDPELLVLVDRLKNLLKELPKANTITLRYLARHLRRIAELEDDNKMSPSNLGIVFGPSLMRPRPSGATVSLSSLVDYPYQARIVETLIVFYPSIFHSDSGRPTSTSTTRSSSLQQESSIDGEENCLNDAEDQGMVDKHNSAESDKMEGHAEISAGSTGSLEHSLDLDSDEESGRGERQPPSPTDPSHDGTTKELTSPPILLVNLQCTSGLDIKPPALPESEPPELDELEVPTDSLAALNVNESDNTT, via the exons ATGTTCTCCAAAAGGACGAGGGAGCTGATAAAGACGCACTCTATGTCAAAGAAGAGCCGAACAGGAAGCGGTCCGTCGCCTCTCGGCTCTCCATCA CTTTCTGCTCTTCAAGAGCAGCCACGGAAAGATGTGGTCGATGGCGCTCCTCATCACACCTCTGCCGGTTCTCCTTCGATCCTGGAGGTCCCGAATTCCTGTCCGGGAACCCCCTTAAACCAGCACAGTAAGATGGTGGGCTGCCCGTCCCCGATGGGAACCCTGAAGCGGCCCACTTCTCTGAGTCGCAATCCCAGCGCGGCCGGCTTCCCGATCCAGTCTTGGGTCTTTAGCAAGGGTGCAGGAAAATCCATCGTTGCCCAGTCTCCTTCACCGGATACCCCAGAGACCCCAATGGCTATTGAGGTTGAGGACATTCCCCCGTTGCTCCGTATTGTGGAACGATTCGCGAAGGCGGTGGAGAAACTGAAAGATGTTGTGCTTGAAG ACAAACAGGACAACCGACGACCGTTGGCTCACGAATGTTTGGGGGAGGTTTTGCGTATCCTGCGACAGGTCATCAGTATGTACCCACTTCTGAACACAGTGGAGACCCTCACTGCTGCTGGCAAACTCATTTCACAGGTCAAAG GCTTTCACTATGAAGTGAGCAATGACGCACAGAAGAAAGATTTCGAGAAGGCCATCGAGACCATTGCTGTAGCTTTTAGCAGCAA TGTTTCTGAATTGCTAATGGGAGAAGTGGACAGCAGcacactgttgtcagtgatgcCCACTGAGAAAAGCAGG tctaTGGAGAACCTTTATGGCCACGAGTCTACACACACACGAAGTGACTCCTCTGAACTGG TATGGAGCTCAGAAGAGGTGGACATCATACTGCAGCGCAGTGAAGGTGGTGTTGACTCTGCTTTGACGTACGCCAAGACCATCTCCAAATACATGAAGGACCTAATCGGCTACGTTGAGAAAAAGCTTGCACTGG AGCTGGAGTTCTCCAAGGGTCTACAAAGGATCTATCAGTCATGCAAACAAACCATCACACAG CCGCACATGCCCTTCTTCTCAATCTACTCTTTGGCTCTGGAGCAAGACCTGGAGCAGGGCGCTGGGATGCACCAGGCAGCTGCCACCCTACAGAACCAAACCTTCATCATg CCTCTACTGCTCCGCAAACAAGAGCATGAGAAGAAACGCAAGGAAATCAAGGAACAGTGGTTGAAAGCCAAGAGAAAACTG ATGGAGTGTGATGCCAATCTACGCAGGGCTAAGCAGGTCTACATGGCCCGTTTTGAGGAATTTGACAAGGCGAGGATGGCGGCTAACAGGGCTGAAGAAGAAGGTGGAAGCTCTACCACCAAAACGGTAGACAAGAAGAAACGACTAGAGGAGGAGGCCCGTAACAAG GCTGAGGAGGCAGAGGCAACGTACAGAACCTGCATTGCCGACGCGAGCACACAACACCAGGAGCTGGAGCACATGAAGGTCACGGTTCTGAGGCAAATCCAGGAGGTCATCAAACAAAGCGACCAGACCATCCGCTCG GCCACCATCTCTTACTACCAGATCATGCACATGCAGACCGTAGCTCTGCCCGTTCACTATCAGACGCTGTGCGAGAGCAGTAAACTGTACGATCCCGGTCACCAGTACGCCACGCATGTCAAAGACCTTCAGATGAACGAGGAGCCCGAGACCCATTACGATTTTGAGCCTTATTCCGCCTCCACTATCCA GCCATCAGCCAGAGCCCGTTCTGACAGCGGCAATGTTGATGCTCCACCCGCTATTGGAGAGACAGGAGATACTCAGAAAGATGAACAGAAGAGAT CTCGAGGTAACATGACCCACAAATCCTGGGGATCTACAGTGAGCGATACAGACAGTTTGGGTGGAGGCAGTGGTCTTGGATCTCCCACTATAAGCACAG GCGACATAAGCAAAATAGTTCGGACGTCATCCACGGGAACCATGTCATCGAATGAAGACCCAGATGAGAGGGACTCAAATATCGCTACCTTTGACACTTCAA ATATAAATGGTATCGAACCTGAGATAGCAGTGCACACCGGGCCATTTCGAAACGTAGGGTTGTCGAAAGCCGCTCAGACGCACAAACTACGCAAACTGCGCTCCCCGTCCAAATGCAGAGAGTGCGACAGCTACGTTTATTTCCAGGGAGCAGAGTGCGAGGAG TGTTTCTTGGCCTGCCATAAGCGCTGCTTAGAGACGTTGGCTATTCAGTGTGGCCACAAGAAGCTTCAAGGCCGTCTCCAGCTCTTCGGCCAGGATTTCTCCCAGGTGTCCGCCAACAGCCCTGACGGCATCCCCTTCATTATCAAGAAGTGTATCGGTGAGATCGAGAGACGAGCTTTGAGAATGAAG GGCATTTATCGAGTGAACGGTGTAAAGACACGGGTGGAGAAGCTCTGCCAGGCCTTCGAGAACGGCAAAGAATTGGTAGAGCTGTCGCAGTCCTCGCCACATGACATTAGCAATGTGCTGAAGCTTTACCTGCGTCAG CTTCCAGAGCCCATCATGCCCTTCCGTCTATACAACAGTCTGATGGGTCTGGCGAAGGAAAGCCTGGCAATCGTGGGTCCAGAAGGTGCAGAGGCCGGTAAAGGACCCGACCTGATGAACCTTGGGCCTGAGACAGACCCTGAACTTCTGGTATTGGTGGACAGACTTAAAAATCTGCTTAAAGAGCTTCCCAAAGCAAACACCATAACTCTCCGCTACTTAGCGCGGCATTTGAGAAG GATTGCAGAGCTTGAAGACGACAATAAAATGAGCCCGAGCAATCTAGGTATCGTCTTCGGCCCCTCGCTGATGCGCCCTCGGCCCTCAGGGGCCACGGTCTCCCTGTCCTCTCTGGTGGATTACCCGTACCAGGCACGCATAGTGGAGACCCTGATTGTGTTTTACCCCTCCATTTTCCATTCAGATTCGGGACGGCCCACAAGCACCAGCACAACCCGCTCGTCGTCTCTACAACAG GAAAGCAGTATTGATGGAGAAGAAAACTGTTTGAATGACGCTGAAGATCAAGGGATGGTGGATAAACACAACAGTGCAGAATCAGACAAGATGGAGGGCCATG CAGAGATCTCTGCTGGAAGCACGGGTTCACTGGAACACAGTCTGGATTTAGACTCTGATGAGGAATCAGGGAGGGGTGAACGGCAACCCCCCAGCCCTACAGACCCATCCCATGACGGCACCACCAAAGAGCTCACGAGCCCACCTATCCTACTGGTGAACCTGCAATGCACCTCCGGTTTGGACATCAAGCCCCCTGCCCTCCCTGAAAGTGAACCTCCAGAGTTAGATGAACTGGAAGTACCAACAGACTCACTGGCAGCGTTAAATGTCAACGAGTCTGACAATACTACCTAA
- the arhgap45b gene encoding rho GTPase-activating protein 45 isoform X2, which produces MLKRGAGGKSYSPYATSQRVKKSNSKGKLDILPNRPNVWLKQLSALQEQPRKDVVDGAPHHTSAGSPSILEVPNSCPGTPLNQHSKMVGCPSPMGTLKRPTSLSRNPSAAGFPIQSWVFSKGAGKSIVAQSPSPDTPETPMAIEVEDIPPLLRIVERFAKAVEKLKDVVLEDKQDNRRPLAHECLGEVLRILRQVISMYPLLNTVETLTAAGKLISQVKGFHYEVSNDAQKKDFEKAIETIAVAFSSNVSELLMGEVDSSTLLSVMPTEKSRSMENLYGHESTHTRSDSSELVWSSEEVDIILQRSEGGVDSALTYAKTISKYMKDLIGYVEKKLALELEFSKGLQRIYQSCKQTITQPHMPFFSIYSLALEQDLEQGAGMHQAAATLQNQTFIMPLLLRKQEHEKKRKEIKEQWLKAKRKLMECDANLRRAKQVYMARFEEFDKARMAANRAEEEGGSSTTKTVDKKKRLEEEARNKAEEAEATYRTCIADASTQHQELEHMKVTVLRQIQEVIKQSDQTIRSATISYYQIMHMQTVALPVHYQTLCESSKLYDPGHQYATHVKDLQMNEEPETHYDFEPYSASTIQPSARARSDSGNVDAPPAIGETGDTQKDEQKRSRGNMTHKSWGSTVSDTDSLGGGSGLGSPTISTGDISKIVRTSSTGTMSSNEDPDERDSNIATFDTSNINGIEPEIAVHTGPFRNVGLSKAAQTHKLRKLRSPSKCRECDSYVYFQGAECEECFLACHKRCLETLAIQCGHKKLQGRLQLFGQDFSQVSANSPDGIPFIIKKCIGEIERRALRMKGIYRVNGVKTRVEKLCQAFENGKELVELSQSSPHDISNVLKLYLRQLPEPIMPFRLYNSLMGLAKESLAIVGPEGAEAGKGPDLMNLGPETDPELLVLVDRLKNLLKELPKANTITLRYLARHLRRIAELEDDNKMSPSNLGIVFGPSLMRPRPSGATVSLSSLVDYPYQARIVETLIVFYPSIFHSDSGRPTSTSTTRSSSLQQESSIDGEENCLNDAEDQGMVDKHNSAESDKMEGHAEISAGSTGSLEHSLDLDSDEESGRGERQPPSPTDPSHDGTTKELTSPPILLVNLQCTSGLDIKPPALPESEPPELDELEVPTDSLAALNVNESDNTT; this is translated from the exons ATGTTGAAGCGTGGAGCAGGTGGCAAAAGCTACAGTCCGTACGCGACGAGTCAGAGAGTTAAGAAAAGCAACAGCAAAGGTAAACTGGACATCTTGCCAAATAGACCCAACGTTTGGCTTAAACAG CTTTCTGCTCTTCAAGAGCAGCCACGGAAAGATGTGGTCGATGGCGCTCCTCATCACACCTCTGCCGGTTCTCCTTCGATCCTGGAGGTCCCGAATTCCTGTCCGGGAACCCCCTTAAACCAGCACAGTAAGATGGTGGGCTGCCCGTCCCCGATGGGAACCCTGAAGCGGCCCACTTCTCTGAGTCGCAATCCCAGCGCGGCCGGCTTCCCGATCCAGTCTTGGGTCTTTAGCAAGGGTGCAGGAAAATCCATCGTTGCCCAGTCTCCTTCACCGGATACCCCAGAGACCCCAATGGCTATTGAGGTTGAGGACATTCCCCCGTTGCTCCGTATTGTGGAACGATTCGCGAAGGCGGTGGAGAAACTGAAAGATGTTGTGCTTGAAG ACAAACAGGACAACCGACGACCGTTGGCTCACGAATGTTTGGGGGAGGTTTTGCGTATCCTGCGACAGGTCATCAGTATGTACCCACTTCTGAACACAGTGGAGACCCTCACTGCTGCTGGCAAACTCATTTCACAGGTCAAAG GCTTTCACTATGAAGTGAGCAATGACGCACAGAAGAAAGATTTCGAGAAGGCCATCGAGACCATTGCTGTAGCTTTTAGCAGCAA TGTTTCTGAATTGCTAATGGGAGAAGTGGACAGCAGcacactgttgtcagtgatgcCCACTGAGAAAAGCAGG tctaTGGAGAACCTTTATGGCCACGAGTCTACACACACACGAAGTGACTCCTCTGAACTGG TATGGAGCTCAGAAGAGGTGGACATCATACTGCAGCGCAGTGAAGGTGGTGTTGACTCTGCTTTGACGTACGCCAAGACCATCTCCAAATACATGAAGGACCTAATCGGCTACGTTGAGAAAAAGCTTGCACTGG AGCTGGAGTTCTCCAAGGGTCTACAAAGGATCTATCAGTCATGCAAACAAACCATCACACAG CCGCACATGCCCTTCTTCTCAATCTACTCTTTGGCTCTGGAGCAAGACCTGGAGCAGGGCGCTGGGATGCACCAGGCAGCTGCCACCCTACAGAACCAAACCTTCATCATg CCTCTACTGCTCCGCAAACAAGAGCATGAGAAGAAACGCAAGGAAATCAAGGAACAGTGGTTGAAAGCCAAGAGAAAACTG ATGGAGTGTGATGCCAATCTACGCAGGGCTAAGCAGGTCTACATGGCCCGTTTTGAGGAATTTGACAAGGCGAGGATGGCGGCTAACAGGGCTGAAGAAGAAGGTGGAAGCTCTACCACCAAAACGGTAGACAAGAAGAAACGACTAGAGGAGGAGGCCCGTAACAAG GCTGAGGAGGCAGAGGCAACGTACAGAACCTGCATTGCCGACGCGAGCACACAACACCAGGAGCTGGAGCACATGAAGGTCACGGTTCTGAGGCAAATCCAGGAGGTCATCAAACAAAGCGACCAGACCATCCGCTCG GCCACCATCTCTTACTACCAGATCATGCACATGCAGACCGTAGCTCTGCCCGTTCACTATCAGACGCTGTGCGAGAGCAGTAAACTGTACGATCCCGGTCACCAGTACGCCACGCATGTCAAAGACCTTCAGATGAACGAGGAGCCCGAGACCCATTACGATTTTGAGCCTTATTCCGCCTCCACTATCCA GCCATCAGCCAGAGCCCGTTCTGACAGCGGCAATGTTGATGCTCCACCCGCTATTGGAGAGACAGGAGATACTCAGAAAGATGAACAGAAGAGAT CTCGAGGTAACATGACCCACAAATCCTGGGGATCTACAGTGAGCGATACAGACAGTTTGGGTGGAGGCAGTGGTCTTGGATCTCCCACTATAAGCACAG GCGACATAAGCAAAATAGTTCGGACGTCATCCACGGGAACCATGTCATCGAATGAAGACCCAGATGAGAGGGACTCAAATATCGCTACCTTTGACACTTCAA ATATAAATGGTATCGAACCTGAGATAGCAGTGCACACCGGGCCATTTCGAAACGTAGGGTTGTCGAAAGCCGCTCAGACGCACAAACTACGCAAACTGCGCTCCCCGTCCAAATGCAGAGAGTGCGACAGCTACGTTTATTTCCAGGGAGCAGAGTGCGAGGAG TGTTTCTTGGCCTGCCATAAGCGCTGCTTAGAGACGTTGGCTATTCAGTGTGGCCACAAGAAGCTTCAAGGCCGTCTCCAGCTCTTCGGCCAGGATTTCTCCCAGGTGTCCGCCAACAGCCCTGACGGCATCCCCTTCATTATCAAGAAGTGTATCGGTGAGATCGAGAGACGAGCTTTGAGAATGAAG GGCATTTATCGAGTGAACGGTGTAAAGACACGGGTGGAGAAGCTCTGCCAGGCCTTCGAGAACGGCAAAGAATTGGTAGAGCTGTCGCAGTCCTCGCCACATGACATTAGCAATGTGCTGAAGCTTTACCTGCGTCAG CTTCCAGAGCCCATCATGCCCTTCCGTCTATACAACAGTCTGATGGGTCTGGCGAAGGAAAGCCTGGCAATCGTGGGTCCAGAAGGTGCAGAGGCCGGTAAAGGACCCGACCTGATGAACCTTGGGCCTGAGACAGACCCTGAACTTCTGGTATTGGTGGACAGACTTAAAAATCTGCTTAAAGAGCTTCCCAAAGCAAACACCATAACTCTCCGCTACTTAGCGCGGCATTTGAGAAG GATTGCAGAGCTTGAAGACGACAATAAAATGAGCCCGAGCAATCTAGGTATCGTCTTCGGCCCCTCGCTGATGCGCCCTCGGCCCTCAGGGGCCACGGTCTCCCTGTCCTCTCTGGTGGATTACCCGTACCAGGCACGCATAGTGGAGACCCTGATTGTGTTTTACCCCTCCATTTTCCATTCAGATTCGGGACGGCCCACAAGCACCAGCACAACCCGCTCGTCGTCTCTACAACAG GAAAGCAGTATTGATGGAGAAGAAAACTGTTTGAATGACGCTGAAGATCAAGGGATGGTGGATAAACACAACAGTGCAGAATCAGACAAGATGGAGGGCCATG CAGAGATCTCTGCTGGAAGCACGGGTTCACTGGAACACAGTCTGGATTTAGACTCTGATGAGGAATCAGGGAGGGGTGAACGGCAACCCCCCAGCCCTACAGACCCATCCCATGACGGCACCACCAAAGAGCTCACGAGCCCACCTATCCTACTGGTGAACCTGCAATGCACCTCCGGTTTGGACATCAAGCCCCCTGCCCTCCCTGAAAGTGAACCTCCAGAGTTAGATGAACTGGAAGTACCAACAGACTCACTGGCAGCGTTAAATGTCAACGAGTCTGACAATACTACCTAA